One Pseudomonas sp. AN-1 genomic region harbors:
- a CDS encoding OB-fold-containig protein — protein MELFLHSALAFPTVLFSFLLCLAVLYWLVAALGILEVDVLDGDFGPDGEGLELEGLAGLLLKLGLGGVPVTLVLTLLVFFAWFASYFVELLLLRHLPLGWLRYPLGLALAAVALLPAVPLTGALCRPLRRLFRKVEAPSARSLLGQVATVRSGTVSPRFGEADLDDQGAGLILRIRADESAGFRRGDRVVLLQYLEGEHAYRVVSEDEFKGL, from the coding sequence ATGGAACTCTTCCTGCACAGCGCCCTGGCGTTCCCCACCGTGCTGTTCAGCTTCCTGCTGTGCCTGGCGGTGCTCTACTGGCTGGTCGCCGCCCTCGGCATCCTCGAGGTCGACGTGCTCGACGGCGACTTCGGCCCGGACGGCGAGGGCCTCGAGCTGGAAGGTCTGGCCGGCCTGCTGCTCAAGCTGGGCCTGGGCGGCGTGCCGGTGACCCTGGTGCTGACCCTGCTGGTGTTCTTCGCCTGGTTCGCCAGCTACTTCGTCGAGCTGCTGCTGCTGCGCCACCTGCCGCTGGGCTGGCTGCGCTATCCGCTCGGCCTAGCGCTGGCGGCGGTGGCCCTGCTGCCGGCGGTGCCGCTGACCGGCGCGCTGTGCCGGCCGTTGCGCCGGCTGTTCCGCAAGGTCGAGGCGCCCTCGGCGCGTTCGCTGCTCGGCCAGGTGGCGACGGTGCGCAGCGGCACGGTCAGCCCGCGCTTCGGCGAGGCCGACCTGGACGACCAGGGCGCCGGGCTGATCCTGCGTATCCGTGCCGACGAGTCCGCGGGTTTCCGGCGCGGCGACCGCGTGGTGCTGCTGCAGTACCTGGAGGGCGAGCACGCCTACCGGGTGGTCAGCGAAGACGAATTCAAGGGCCTCTGA
- a CDS encoding flotillin family protein: protein MIEILMPFLIGVGVVFLLVFGFFVLFKAFYIKVPQGTALIVNDMSSQPKVHFTGALVYPVIYKKEFMQISLITLEIDRRGKDGLICQDNLRADITVAFYLRVNETQQDVLKVAKAIGAERASDRAAVNDLFNAKFSEALKTVGKRFDFVQLFEERQNFRDRIVEVIGNDLNGYVLEDVAIDYLEQTPKSSLDPTNILDAQGIRKITELTAAQNVITNDLERNEELAIKKKNVETREATLALERQQADAEARQQREIATIRAREQAEILKVQEEERLKAEQARIQTQQELDIRAENHQREVEVAQQNRQRAVVIEEEKVTRARELEIVSREREVELQRIEKEKALEEQRKNIANVVRERVAVEKTVAQEEERIKEVREVSEAERLKQVAVLQAQAEAEQELVRQVKQAEADETRAKHKAVEVNVMAQAELEAAAKQAEAKRKLAEGIEAERAAPGLADARVREVTAAAKEKEGLVEARVLAEQLAAEARGEQEKGLAQARIVEAQAAAKEKDGLAEARVLEEKLGAQARGEEQLGSAKAKATKDLGLAEAEVLLQRFNAEAEGLGKKFGALDELSDSARQHEEFRMQLEKDFEASMAGIAANQEIAREQAEVLSAALSKAKIEIVGGEGDFFNSFARSLSVGKAIEGVVGKSPVVQEVLGRLMAGKGAEAKSVPAPVDKTPA, encoded by the coding sequence ATGATCGAGATTCTGATGCCCTTCCTGATCGGGGTCGGCGTGGTCTTCCTGCTGGTCTTCGGCTTCTTCGTGCTGTTCAAGGCCTTCTACATCAAGGTGCCGCAGGGCACCGCGCTGATCGTCAACGACATGTCCTCGCAGCCCAAGGTGCACTTCACCGGCGCGCTGGTCTACCCGGTGATCTACAAGAAGGAGTTCATGCAGATTTCCCTGATCACCCTGGAGATCGACCGCCGCGGCAAGGACGGCCTGATCTGCCAGGACAACCTGCGCGCCGACATCACCGTGGCCTTCTACCTGCGGGTCAACGAGACCCAGCAGGACGTGCTCAAGGTGGCCAAGGCCATCGGCGCCGAGCGCGCCTCCGACCGCGCGGCGGTCAACGACCTGTTCAACGCCAAGTTCTCCGAGGCGCTGAAGACCGTCGGCAAGCGCTTCGACTTCGTCCAGCTGTTCGAGGAGCGGCAGAACTTCCGCGACCGCATCGTCGAGGTGATCGGCAACGACCTCAACGGCTATGTGCTGGAGGACGTGGCCATCGACTACCTGGAGCAGACGCCGAAGAGCTCGCTGGACCCGACCAACATCCTCGACGCCCAGGGCATCCGCAAGATCACCGAGCTGACTGCGGCGCAGAACGTGATCACCAACGACCTGGAGCGCAACGAGGAGCTGGCGATCAAGAAGAAGAACGTCGAGACCCGCGAGGCGACCCTGGCGCTGGAGCGCCAGCAGGCCGACGCCGAGGCGCGCCAGCAGCGCGAGATCGCCACCATCCGCGCCCGCGAGCAGGCCGAGATCCTCAAGGTGCAGGAGGAGGAGCGGCTCAAGGCCGAGCAGGCGCGCATCCAGACCCAGCAGGAGCTGGATATCCGCGCCGAGAACCACCAGCGCGAAGTCGAGGTGGCCCAGCAGAACCGCCAGCGTGCGGTGGTGATCGAGGAGGAGAAGGTCACCCGTGCCCGCGAGCTGGAGATCGTCTCCCGCGAGCGCGAGGTCGAGCTGCAGCGTATCGAGAAGGAGAAGGCGCTGGAGGAGCAGCGCAAGAACATCGCCAACGTCGTTCGCGAGCGGGTGGCGGTGGAGAAGACCGTGGCCCAGGAGGAGGAGCGCATCAAGGAGGTGCGCGAGGTGTCCGAGGCCGAGCGGCTCAAGCAGGTTGCGGTGCTGCAGGCCCAGGCCGAGGCCGAGCAGGAGCTGGTGCGCCAGGTCAAGCAGGCCGAGGCCGACGAGACCCGCGCCAAGCACAAGGCCGTCGAGGTCAACGTCATGGCCCAGGCCGAACTGGAGGCGGCGGCCAAGCAGGCCGAGGCCAAGCGCAAGCTGGCCGAGGGCATCGAGGCCGAGCGCGCCGCGCCGGGTCTGGCCGATGCGCGGGTGCGCGAGGTGACCGCCGCGGCCAAGGAGAAGGAGGGGCTGGTCGAGGCGAGGGTGCTGGCCGAACAGCTGGCCGCCGAGGCCCGCGGCGAGCAGGAGAAGGGCCTGGCCCAGGCGCGCATCGTCGAGGCGCAGGCGGCGGCCAAGGAGAAGGACGGCCTGGCCGAGGCCAGGGTGCTGGAGGAGAAGCTCGGCGCCCAGGCGCGCGGCGAGGAGCAGCTGGGCAGCGCCAAGGCCAAGGCCACCAAGGACCTGGGCCTGGCCGAGGCCGAGGTGCTGCTGCAGCGCTTCAACGCCGAGGCCGAGGGCCTGGGCAAGAAGTTCGGTGCCCTCGACGAACTCAGCGACAGCGCCCGCCAGCACGAGGAGTTCCGCATGCAGCTGGAGAAGGACTTCGAGGCCTCGATGGCCGGCATCGCCGCCAATCAGGAGATCGCCAGGGAGCAGGCCGAGGTGCTGTCCGCCGCGCTGTCCAAGGCCAAGATCGAGATCGTCGGCGGGGAGGGCGACTTCTTCAACTCCTTCGCCAGGTCGCTGTCGGTGGGCAAGGCCATCGAGGGCGTGGTCGGCAAGAGCCCGGTGGTGCAGGAAGTGCTGGGCCGGCTGATGGCCGGCAAGGGCGCCGAGGCGAAGAGCGTCCCGGCGCCGGTCGACAAGACTCCGGCCTGA
- a CDS encoding PspA/IM30 family protein, which yields MNVWSKLLTALRGGANEAGEALVDSQALRILDQEIRDADQELRQSREALAEIMARQKLASERVGKAEAKVAEYEQYALKALAADNETLATEVAEKIATLEAELASDREQAAGFAASVTRLRQAVSQAEGHIRRLKQQVDTVKATESVQRAQLAVARRHGGSQAKLHTAVESLERIKQRQAERAARLEAEAELAAEQPEASLEGKLRAAGIVPDNGSAASVLARLKDRAAHDAT from the coding sequence ATGAACGTGTGGAGCAAGCTGCTGACCGCCCTGCGCGGCGGCGCCAACGAGGCGGGCGAGGCGCTGGTGGACAGCCAGGCGCTGCGCATCCTCGACCAGGAAATCCGCGACGCCGACCAGGAGCTGCGCCAGTCGCGCGAGGCGCTGGCGGAGATCATGGCCAGGCAGAAGCTGGCCAGCGAGCGGGTGGGCAAAGCCGAGGCCAAGGTCGCCGAGTACGAGCAGTACGCGCTCAAGGCGCTGGCCGCCGACAACGAGACGCTGGCCACCGAGGTGGCGGAGAAGATCGCCACCCTGGAAGCCGAGCTGGCGAGCGATCGCGAGCAGGCCGCGGGTTTCGCCGCCAGCGTCACGCGCCTGCGCCAGGCGGTCAGCCAGGCCGAGGGGCACATCAGGCGGCTCAAGCAGCAGGTCGACACGGTCAAGGCCACCGAGAGCGTGCAGCGCGCGCAGCTGGCGGTGGCCCGTCGCCACGGCGGCTCGCAGGCCAAGCTGCACACCGCGGTGGAATCGCTGGAGCGCATCAAGCAGCGCCAGGCCGAGCGCGCCGCCCGCCTGGAGGCCGAGGCCGAGCTGGCCGCCGAGCAGCCGGAGGCCAGCCTGGAAGGCAAGCTGCGCGCCGCCGGCATCGTCCCCGACAACGGCAGCGCCGCCAGCGTGCTGGCGCGGTTGAAGGACAGGGCGGCGCACGACGCCACCTGA
- a CDS encoding YjfI family protein → MDSKSSAYYQRLYRQRLREQGLVKKEVWIRPEHAAQLAAMERKLRQPASGLDSTEEGGMHMPRLWTTGELYEALANVELLRAGRASIELLQGADPSLHLTLHDYGDLPLFAAVVGEQILVEALLWPQADVRDPAAFNEEVLRTHKLFPLSSIALETLADGRSCYLMFGALSAAASLADVVCEIETLADNVIRATEAYEDFLLPAVEESRA, encoded by the coding sequence ATGGACAGCAAATCGTCGGCCTACTACCAGCGTCTGTACCGCCAGCGCCTGCGCGAGCAGGGGCTGGTGAAGAAGGAAGTGTGGATACGGCCCGAGCATGCGGCGCAGCTCGCGGCCATGGAACGCAAACTGCGCCAGCCCGCCAGCGGGCTGGACTCAACGGAGGAGGGGGGTATGCACATGCCCAGGCTATGGACCACCGGCGAGCTGTACGAGGCGCTGGCGAACGTGGAACTGCTGCGCGCCGGTCGGGCCAGCATCGAGTTGCTGCAGGGGGCCGACCCCAGCCTGCACCTGACCCTGCACGACTACGGCGACCTGCCGCTGTTCGCTGCGGTGGTCGGCGAGCAGATCCTGGTCGAGGCGCTGCTCTGGCCGCAGGCCGACGTGCGCGATCCGGCCGCCTTCAACGAGGAAGTGCTGCGCACCCACAAGCTGTTCCCGCTCTCCAGCATCGCCCTGGAGACCCTGGCCGACGGCCGCTCCTGCTACCTGATGTTCGGCGCCCTCAGCGCCGCCGCCAGCCTGGCCGACGTGGTCTGCGAGATCGAGACCCTGGCCGACAACGTCATCAGGGCCACCGAGGCCTACGAGGACTTCCTGCTTCCTGCCGTCGAGGAGAGCCGCGCATGA